The following proteins are encoded in a genomic region of Heptranchias perlo isolate sHepPer1 chromosome 6, sHepPer1.hap1, whole genome shotgun sequence:
- the LOC137322625 gene encoding polysialoglycoprotein-like, whose protein sequence is MEYKSREVLLQLYRVLYRTSGERTWEEHHSGAKFKSGEAAERPTLRPSLRPAVERPILRPSLRSAAERPILRPSLRPAAEGPTLRPPLRPAVERPTVRPPLRPAVERPTLRPSQTSGGEAHTETLTEISGGGADTETLTEISGGGAYTETLTETSGGGADTETLTETSGGGADTETLTEISGGGAYTETLTETSGGGADTETLTEISGGGAYTETLTETSGGGTSGGGADTETLTEISGGGADTETLTETSGGGADTETLTEISGGEADTETLTETSSGEADTETLTETSGGEADTETLTETSGGEAHTETLTETSSGEADTETLTETSGGEADTETLTETSGGGADTETLTEISGGGADTETLTEISGGGADTETLTETSGGEADTETLTETSGGGADTETLTETSGGEADTETLTETPGGEAHTETLTETSGGVPEVTSPVKK, encoded by the exons atggagtataaaagcagggaagtcttgctacaactgtataggGTGCTGTACAGAACCAGCGGGGAGCGGACCTGGGAAGAGCACCACAGCGGCGCCAAGTTTAAAAGCGGCGAGGcagcggagaggcctacactgagaccctcactgagaccagcggtggagaggccgatactgagaccctcactgagatcagcggcggagaggccgatactgagaccctcactgagaccagcggcggaggggCCGACACTTAGACCcccactgagaccagcggtggagaggcctACAGTTAGACCcccactgagaccagcggtggagaggcctACACTTAGACCCTCacagaccagcggcggagaggcccacactgagaccctcactgagatcaGCGGCGGaggggccgacactgagaccctcactgagatcaGCGGCGGAggggcctacactgagaccctcactgagaccagcggcggaggggccgatactgagaccctcactgagaccagcggcggaggggccgatactgagaccctcactgagatcaGCGGCGGAggggcctacactgagaccctcactgagaccagcggcggaggggccgatactgagaccctcactgagatcaGCGGCGGAggggcctacactgagaccctcactgagaccagcggcggaggg accagcggcggaggggccgacactgagaccctcactgagatcaGCGGCGGAGGGGCCGACaccgagaccctcactgagaccagcggcggaggggccgacactgagaccctcactgagatcagcggcggagaggccgacactgagaccctcacagaGACCAGTAgtggagaggccgacactgagaccctcactgagaccagcggcggagaggccgacactgagaccctcactgagaccagcggcggagaggcccacactgagaccctcacagaGACCAGTAgtggagaggccgacactgagaccctcactgagaccagcggcggagaggccgacactgagaccctcactgagaccagcggcggaggggccgacactgagaccctcactgagatcaGCGGCGGAGGGGCCGACaccgagaccctcactgagatcaGCGGCGGAGGGGCCGACaccgagaccctcactgagaccagcggcggagaggccgacactgagaccctcactgagaccagcggcggaggggccgacactgagaccctcactgagaccagcggcggagaggccgacactgagaccctcactgagacccccGGCGGAGAGgcccacactgagaccctcactgagaccagtggtggagttccagaggtgacgtcaccagtgaaaaagtga